Sequence from the Stenotrophomonas sp. 364 genome:
TGGTCGGTACCCGCGCGCAAGCGCGGCACAAGCGTCCGGAGACCAAGCAACACGGCGTGCACCGGTTGACCGGCGCTGACCACCGTCCGAAGCCGCATGACAGGGTTCATGCCGCAGGGACGAACGGCAGCCGACCAACGGTCGGCTCTACGCCCGGAACACGCGCGGTGATCGTGACGAACGGCAGCCGACCAACGGTCGGCTCTACGCGGGTTCGTCCGGAATCAGCATGTCCGCCAGCTTGGCGATGCAGTCCTTCAACTGCAGCTTGCGCCGCTTCAGGCGCTTGGCCTCCAGTTCGTCTTCGCCGTTGGCGGCCATGCGCTGGATCTGCTCGTCCAGCACGCGGTGTTCCTGCCGGAGTTCGGCAAGGCGGACGCTGATCTGCTCGGGTGTGAGGGTATCCACAGCTGTCGAGCATACACATCTGCGATGACGCCCGGGAGTGAACGCAGTCACGTCGGGGTCCCTGTGAGGGTGCCCCCCAGCCGGTAGAATGACACCATGAATTCCGCCGTCATCCGCCTGCCCGATCCCGTCCCGCGCGCCCGCGATCCGCGCGCGGCCGACGCCGCGCAGGACAAGCTGGCGCGGCGCCTGCGCCGCCAGGTGGGCCAGGCCATCGCCGACTTCGGCATGATCGCCGACGGCGACAAGGTGATGGTGTGCCTGTCCGGCGGCAAGGACAGCTACACCCTGCTGGACGTGCTGCTGCAGCTGCAGAAGAAGGCGCCGGTGCGCTTCGAGCTGGTGGCGGTGAACCTGGACCAGAAGCAGCCGGGCTTCCCCGCGCACGTGCTGCCGCAGTACCTGGAATCGATCGGCGTGGCGTACCAGATCATCGAGCAGGACACCTATTCGGTGGTCAGCCGGGTGATTCCGGAAGGACGCACAATGTGTTCGCTGTGCTCGCGGCTGCGGCGCGGCGCGCTGTACCGCCACGCGGCGGAAAACGGCTTCAGCAAGATCGCCCTGGGCCACCACCGCGATGACAGCGTGGCCACCTTTTTCCTCAACCTGTTCCACCACGCCAAACTGTCGGCCATGCCGCCCAAGCTGCGCAGCGACGACGGCCAGCACGTGGTGATCCGCCCGCTGGCCTACGTGGCCGAGGACGACATCCGCGCGTATGCGCAGGCCCGCGCGTTCCCGATCATTCCGTGCAACCTGTGTGGCAGCCAGGACAACCTGCAACGCCGCCAGGTGAGCCAGATGCTGCAGCAGTGGGAGCAGCAGCACCCCGGTCGCATCGACCAGATCGCCCGCGCGCTGGGCACCGTCGAGCCGTCGCAGCTGGCCGACCCGGCGCTGTTCGATTTCATGGCGCTGGCCCGAAGCCCGGCCACCGCCGTGCCGTCCCCGCCGTCGGCCTGGGCCGACGCCACCCCCGACATCGGCGGCGCGCCCGGGCCGGCCTGAGCCGCCCGACGCCCCGCCTTCCCTTCACGACCTACTTCGGACTTCCATGTTCTTTCGCAACCTGACGCTGTTCCGCTTCCCGACCGCCACCGATTTTTCCGAAGTAGACACCCTGCTGCCGCAGGTGCTGCTCAAGCCGGTGGGTCCGCTTGAAATGAATTCGCGTGGTTTCATCTCGCCGTTCGGCCGCGAGGAAAAAGCCGTGTTCTCGCACCGCATCGGCGACGCGCTGTGGCTCACCGTGGGCGGCGAGGACAAGATCCTGCCGGGCGCGGTGGTCAACGACCTGCTGGCGCGCAAGCTCGAGGAGATCGAGGAGAAGGAAGGGCGCAAGCCCGGCGGCCGCGAGCGCAAGCGCCTCAAGGACGACCTGCTGCACGAACTGATGCCGCGCGCCTTCGTGAAGAGCTCGCGCACCGACGCGCTGATCGACCTGACCCACGGCTACGTGGCGGTGGACAGCTCCAGCCGCAAGACCGGCGAGAACGTGATGTCCGACATCCGTGGCCTGCTCGGGAGCTTCCCGGCGATGCCGCTCAACGCCGAAGTGGCGCCGCGCTCGATCCTGACCGGCTGGATTGCCGGCGAGGAACTCCCGACCGGGCTGAGCCTGGGCGAAGAATGCGAGATGAAGGACCCGGCCGAGGGCGGTGCGGTGGTCAAGTGCCAGCACCAGGAGCTGCGCTGCGACGAGATCGACAAGCACCTGGATGCCGGCAAGCAGGTGACCAAGCTGGCGCTGGTATTCGAGGACAACCTGTCCTTCGTGCTGGGCGACGACCTGATCGTGCGCAAGCTGAAGTTCCTGGACGGCGCGCTGGACCAGCTTGAACACGCCGACGATGACGGCCGCCGCGCCGAACTGGACGCCCGTTTCGCCCTGCAGAGCGGCGAAGTACGGCGCCTGTTCCTGCTGCTGGAAGAGGCCTTCAAGCTCAGCAAGGCTGACTGAGCCAGCGCCGCCATCGTGTACAGCGGGGCTCTGCCCCGCTGGTTCACGTACGTGGCATCGCACCGGGAAGGCAGCGGGGCAGAGCCCGGCTCTACGTGCACGTTGCCCGACCGGTAGGCAGCGGGGCAGAGCCCCGCTCTACGTGCTGGCCTGAACAGCGCGCAGTCATGCGCCGGTCACTGCCGGCGCTATGCTGTACCCATGTCCGGATTCCTCCGCCGCCTCATTTCGCCGGCTGCCCCCACCCTGCAGCGCGACACGGTTCGACTACGGCTGGAAGATGCCGAGATCGACGTGCTGCGCGTGCGCGATCCGCGTGCGCGGCGGATCAAGCTCAGCGTCGACGAGCGGGGCGTGCGCCTGACGCTGCCGCCGCGGGCCAGCCTGGTGATGGGCGAACGCTTCCTGGAGCTGCACCGCGACTGGTTGTCCACGCAGCTGCGCAGCTACCAGGCGCAGAACCTGCCGCCACCGCTGGTGATCGGCGAGCCGGGCGTGCTGCCGTTGCGCGGTGCGCTGTTGCCGTTGCGGTGGGAAAGCGGCCGCTTCGCGACCATGCGCATCGACAGCGAGGGCGCCTGCCTGCACTGGCCGGCGCGCGGTACCGATGCCACGCTACGCCGCACCCTGCGCGAGTTCTACGAGGCACAGACCCGTGCCGATGTGGGCCAGTGGCTGCCGCGCTACCTGCCCGGCCTGCCGCGTGCACCGGCGCGGTTGCGCCTGAAGGTGATGTCCTCGCAATGGGGCTCGCTGGCACCCGACGGCAGCATGGCGCTGGACCTGGCGCTGGTGCTGGGCCGGCCATCGGCCTTCGAGTACGTGCTGGTGCACGAGCTCTGCCATTTGATCCAGGCCAACCATTCGCCGGCCTTCTGGGCCGAGGTGGAGCAGCGTTTTCCGGCGTGGCGGCAGGAGCGCGATTATTTCCAGGCCGAAGGACGGCGGTTGAAGGCCATGCTGCGGCAGCTGCTGACCCCCACCCCGTAGAGCCGACCGTGGGTCGGCTGCGCAGCCTGGTGTGTAGAGCCGACCGTTGGTCGGCTGCCCATGACATCCAGGCCCGCGAGGTTGCCGGCCAGCGGCCGGCACTACCGGTATCTTCCGTACCGACCAACGGTGGGTACCTACCGGTGTTTGGCGCATCGGCCGACCGGCGGTTCACCGGTGTTTGGCGTACCGACCAACGGACGGTACCTACCCGGTGGCGCGGGCGGTGGCGGCCTGTGCCCAGCGGGTCGCCACGCGCGGGGCGGTGATGCACACGGCCTGGTCGGTCACGGTGGTGACGGCGCGTTCCAGCAGCTGGATGTCGGCCTCGTGCTGGCGGGCCACGTGCGGGTCCTCGAAGAAGATCGCGCGCTGGCAGTCGCCTTCCAGCACGCGGTCGGCGATCTGCGCGTCGCCGCCCATCGGGCCGCTCTGGTAGCGCTGCACCCACGCCTGGTCCTGCGGCCAGCCGCGGCTCCAGGCCAGCTCGTTGAGGCGCTGGCCGGTGGTGCCGGTGCCCACGCGATGGGCGAAGCGTGAAAGCAGGTCGAAGTGCTCGTCGGCAAAGGCCAGGATCGCCGGCTTCATGGCGTCGTGCGCAATCAGGGCCAGGGTCTGCCGTTCGAACGCATACAGGTCGTCAGCGCCCGGATCGGCGGGCAGCCCGGCGTGCAAGCGCTCCACTTCAACCCAGTCGCGCGCGGTGGCCACTGTGGAAATGAACGGCTTGCCGTGGATCACGCACTGGCGCTTGAGCGCGGTGGCCTCGGGGAAGATCGACGACGGGTCCACCGGATCCATCAGGTAGATCGCCCCGTCCAGGGTGCGCTCAGGCGAGCCCATCCCAACCACTTCGGCCACCAGCTTCATCAGGCCGCCCTCGCGCCCGTTGGGATAGCGCTTGAGCGGGGCGAAATCGGGCAGGAAGCCCAACCGCTGGATCGCATCGAAGGTGCGCCCGACCGCATGCAGCTCCACCCCCAGCTCGCGCAGGCCACCGTCGCAGGCGCGCAGCCAGCGGAACAGGGCGGCGTGCTTGTCGTGGTGGTGCAGGCGGTTGGCGGCCAGGCCGATGCGCATGGGGATCATCCGGTAGGGAGGTGAGCAACCGGCATTCTATGTCGCTTCCCGGGCTCCGGAACTGCGAACTCGGGCACGCGTCTTCACGCATTTTCGTATTAGTTGCATAGCCTGGAAGTGGGCCATAACCGACAGTGGGTGCCATCAGTCAATCAGGAAAAACCGCCATGGCGCTCTCCCAGGTTCCCAAGGACATGTCGGTCCAGTCCCTTGCTGCCGACCGCAGTGCCCGTATCCGCGCGCTGGGCCGGCTGCTGCGGCATGCCGCCAGCGGCGACGCCGACGTGCTGCTGGTCGGGCTGGCACGCATGCTCGACGCACATATCGACAACGATCATGCCGATGACGCCAGCAACGGGCGCATCCGCGATCAGCTGGACGAGATTGAGCTGTTGCTGGCGCTGGAGATCGAGCGGGCCGGGGTGCGGGCCGCCCCAGTGTTGTCGAACGCGGCGTAAGGGCAGCCGGGCAGAGCCCGGCTCTACGGCGCCGCGCGTTTCGTGGCCTGCCGGGCCACGTTCGGCAACCGCGCGCGGCGCGGCCGCCCCATCCCGCCGACGTCAGACCGCCAGCAGCTGCGCGATGCTGGCCGCCGCATCGCGGCCTTCGGCCACGGCGGTGACCACCAGGTCGGCACCGCGCACGGCGTCGCCGCCGGCGAACAGGCGCGGGTGCGCGGTCTGGAACGGCAGGCGGTCCTTGCCACCGGCGATGATGCGGCCGTTGTGGCCGGCTTCCACGCCGCGCTCGGTCAGCCAGGCCGGGGTGCTGGGCGAGAAGCCGAAGGCGATGATCACTACGTCTGCTTCCAACAGCGATTCGCTGCCTTCGACCGGCACCGCGTTGCGGCGTCCCTGCGCGTCGGGTTCGTCCAGGCGGGTTTCCACCACCATCACCCCGATCACCTCGTCGTCCGCGCCGGCTTCAATGGACAGCGGCTGGCGGTTGAACAGGAAGCGCACGCCTTCCTCGCGCGCGTTGGCCACTTCGCGTGCCGAGCCGGGCATGTTGGCTTCGTCGCGGCGGTAGGCGCAGGTCACCTTGGCCGCGCCCAGGCGCACCGCGCTGCGCACGCAGTCCATGCCGGTGTCGCCACCGCCCAGCACGACCACGCGCTTGCCCTCCAGGTCGGGCAGGGCGATCTGGTCTTCCCAGCCGGCAATGGGCCGGCCATGCGCGTCGCTGCCGCCGACGATGCGGCTGTTCTGCACCAGGAACGGCAGCGCCGGCAGCACGCCCTTCAGGTCCTGGCCGAGCAGGCCGCCATCGGTGTAGCGGTAAGCGCCGGTGCCGACGAACACCGCGTCGTACTCGGCCAGCAGCTGGTCCACGCTGACGTCGCGACCGATCTCCACGCCCAGCCGGAACTGCACGCCCATGCCTTCGAGCACGTTGCGGCGGCGGCTGATCACCGCCTTGTCGAGCTTGAAGCTGGGGATGCCGAACTGCAGCAGCCCGCCGATCTGTTCGTAGCGGTCATACACCACCGCCTGGATGCCGGCATGCGCCAGCTTGTCGGCGCAGGCCAGGCCGGCCGGGCCGGCACCGATCACCGCCACGCGCTTGCCGGTGGGTTCCACGGCGGTCATGTCCGGGCGCCAGCCGGTGGCCAGCGCGGTGTCCACGATGTACTTCTCGACCGCGCCGATGGTGACCGCGCCGAACTCTTCCAGCGTGCAGCTGCCTTCGCACAGGCGGTCCTGCGGACACACCCGGCCACACACTTCCGGCAGCGGGTTGGTGGAGTGGCACAGCGTGGCTGCTTCGTGGATGCGGTTTTCCTGCACCAGCTGCAGCCATTGCGGGATGGCGTTGTGCACCGGGCACTTCCAGCTGCAGTACGGGTTGCCGCAGTCCAGGCAGCGGCCGGCCTGGAACTGGGCGTCTTCCTTGCCGAACTTGCCGTACAGCTCGCCCCAGTCGCCGGACGTGCGCAGTTCGACGGGAATGCGCTGCGGCATGGTCCGGGGCAGGTCGAGGAACTGGAAGGCTTGCTTGCGGCTCATGGGTGGGCCCTGCGTTGTTCGGTCGCCGGGCAGAGCCCGGCGCTACGGAATGTTCGGGTTGCCGGGCAGAGCCCGGCACTACGGAATGTTCGGGTTGCCGGGCAGAGCCCGGCACTACGATTTTTGGGTTGCCGGCCAGCGGCCGGCACTACGTGGACGGTCAGGCGGCGCGGCGCAGCGAGTCGGTAAGCGATTCGATGCTGGCGGCCTTGGGTTTGACCAGCCAGAACTTGCCCACGTAATCGCGGAATTCGTCGAGGATCTGCTGCGCCCAGATACTGCCGGTCAGTTCGCGGTGGCGGCTGATCAGCGTGTGCAGGTGCTGGCGATGGTTCTCGAAGCCTTCGGCGGAAATGCGGTGGATGTCGATGAGCTCGTGGTTGTAACGGTCCACGAAGTCACGGTCGATATCCAGCACGTAGGCCAGGCCGCCGGTGAAGCCGGCACCGAAGTTCAGGCCCACCTTGCCCAGCACCAGCACGATGCCGTCGGTCATGTATTCGCAGCAGTGGTCACCGGCGCCCTCGATCACCGCCAGCGCGCCGGAGTTGCGCACGCCGAAGCGCTCGCCGGCCCGTCCGGCCGCAAACAGCTCGCCGCCGGTGGCACCGTACAGGCAGGTGTTGCCGATGATCGCGGTGTTGCGCGCCTCGAAGCGCGCGCCACGCGGCGGGCGCACCACCAGCCGGCCACCGGCCATGCCCTTGCCGACGTAGTCGTTGGCTTCGCCTTCGACCTCCAGCTGCAGGCCGCCCACGTTGAACGCCCCGAAGCTCTGCCCGGCGGTGCCGCGGAAACGCAGGGTCAACGGCGCATCGCTCATGCCCTGGTTGCCGTGCACGCGGGCGATCGCACCGGACAGGCGGGTGCCGATCGAGCGGTCGGTGTTGTGGATCAGGAAGCGGTGTTCGCCGCCGAGCTTGCCGGCAATGGCCGGGGCCAGCAGGCCGTCCATCTGCGTGGCCAGGCTGTCCGGCGATTCGTAC
This genomic interval carries:
- a CDS encoding YdcH family protein, producing the protein MDTLTPEQISVRLAELRQEHRVLDEQIQRMAANGEDELEAKRLKRRKLQLKDCIAKLADMLIPDEPA
- the ttcA gene encoding tRNA 2-thiocytidine(32) synthetase TtcA codes for the protein MNSAVIRLPDPVPRARDPRAADAAQDKLARRLRRQVGQAIADFGMIADGDKVMVCLSGGKDSYTLLDVLLQLQKKAPVRFELVAVNLDQKQPGFPAHVLPQYLESIGVAYQIIEQDTYSVVSRVIPEGRTMCSLCSRLRRGALYRHAAENGFSKIALGHHRDDSVATFFLNLFHHAKLSAMPPKLRSDDGQHVVIRPLAYVAEDDIRAYAQARAFPIIPCNLCGSQDNLQRRQVSQMLQQWEQQHPGRIDQIARALGTVEPSQLADPALFDFMALARSPATAVPSPPSAWADATPDIGGAPGPA
- a CDS encoding recombination-associated protein RdgC, which produces MFFRNLTLFRFPTATDFSEVDTLLPQVLLKPVGPLEMNSRGFISPFGREEKAVFSHRIGDALWLTVGGEDKILPGAVVNDLLARKLEEIEEKEGRKPGGRERKRLKDDLLHELMPRAFVKSSRTDALIDLTHGYVAVDSSSRKTGENVMSDIRGLLGSFPAMPLNAEVAPRSILTGWIAGEELPTGLSLGEECEMKDPAEGGAVVKCQHQELRCDEIDKHLDAGKQVTKLALVFEDNLSFVLGDDLIVRKLKFLDGALDQLEHADDDGRRAELDARFALQSGEVRRLFLLLEEAFKLSKAD
- a CDS encoding SprT family zinc-dependent metalloprotease, which produces MSGFLRRLISPAAPTLQRDTVRLRLEDAEIDVLRVRDPRARRIKLSVDERGVRLTLPPRASLVMGERFLELHRDWLSTQLRSYQAQNLPPPLVIGEPGVLPLRGALLPLRWESGRFATMRIDSEGACLHWPARGTDATLRRTLREFYEAQTRADVGQWLPRYLPGLPRAPARLRLKVMSSQWGSLAPDGSMALDLALVLGRPSAFEYVLVHELCHLIQANHSPAFWAEVEQRFPAWRQERDYFQAEGRRLKAMLRQLLTPTP
- a CDS encoding methylglyoxal synthase; the protein is MRIGLAANRLHHHDKHAALFRWLRACDGGLRELGVELHAVGRTFDAIQRLGFLPDFAPLKRYPNGREGGLMKLVAEVVGMGSPERTLDGAIYLMDPVDPSSIFPEATALKRQCVIHGKPFISTVATARDWVEVERLHAGLPADPGADDLYAFERQTLALIAHDAMKPAILAFADEHFDLLSRFAHRVGTGTTGQRLNELAWSRGWPQDQAWVQRYQSGPMGGDAQIADRVLEGDCQRAIFFEDPHVARQHEADIQLLERAVTTVTDQAVCITAPRVATRWAQAATARATG
- a CDS encoding FAD-dependent oxidoreductase, producing MSRKQAFQFLDLPRTMPQRIPVELRTSGDWGELYGKFGKEDAQFQAGRCLDCGNPYCSWKCPVHNAIPQWLQLVQENRIHEAATLCHSTNPLPEVCGRVCPQDRLCEGSCTLEEFGAVTIGAVEKYIVDTALATGWRPDMTAVEPTGKRVAVIGAGPAGLACADKLAHAGIQAVVYDRYEQIGGLLQFGIPSFKLDKAVISRRRNVLEGMGVQFRLGVEIGRDVSVDQLLAEYDAVFVGTGAYRYTDGGLLGQDLKGVLPALPFLVQNSRIVGGSDAHGRPIAGWEDQIALPDLEGKRVVVLGGGDTGMDCVRSAVRLGAAKVTCAYRRDEANMPGSAREVANAREEGVRFLFNRQPLSIEAGADDEVIGVMVVETRLDEPDAQGRRNAVPVEGSESLLEADVVIIAFGFSPSTPAWLTERGVEAGHNGRIIAGGKDRLPFQTAHPRLFAGGDAVRGADLVVTAVAEGRDAAASIAQLLAV